The Vespula pensylvanica isolate Volc-1 chromosome 17, ASM1446617v1, whole genome shotgun sequence genomic interval CAAATTGTATATTACTTTCTGGTGTGATAGTGCCGTCAATAGCGTAAGGACCGTATGTAAATAGAACACcattagattttaataattttcctgcatttttaaataaaccgATTGAGCATTGATATGGTGCACAGTGCATCATAttagcattatatatataatctatacttttttcaaaaaaagtaCCATTACCCCACGTTTGATAATCGGtagtaatatctatttttaaaggaTCTTTTATATTGGAAAACCCATTAGCATGTGCGGCAATACTTTCTAATAATCCTGTTTCGTATTCCGAAGGATAAAATGTAACGTGTGGGAAATGAGGAGCAAAATGAGCAATGTGTTGTCCCGAACCCGAGGATATTTCCAGAAACTTCTGACTTGTACCTCGTTGTATATATCGTCGTAAAACTGATAAAATAGGATCCTTATTACGTTCTGCCGCTGGATATATCAGTTTTTTAGCAGCCATACTTGTGGACCTACTTTTTCACAAAATAACGTTTATAGTCCTACCATCATTTAGTagttgtaatttataatagagTAAACGAATAAACATATTCTTAAATAAGGATCTTCCTCACCTGTGACTAGCAGCACAATGAATTATGTTCATAGTTGATGATTACATTGGTGCAAATATATATCAGAGATATTTAACAATCTGAAAAATTGAAGAACTTTATAcaggataataaaatataaaaaagaagaaggaatacaTCTATagataatgaatttatttttgtttttaataggatttatatttttatgacttATTACAATGAATTCTCctacaatttattaatttactatataataactataagTTTAATGAGtttttaatgatttcttttgtccaagtttctttttgatttagaAACATgttcttgatttttcttattttttagtGCATCTGGTATATATACCGAATGTCCTGTTTTCTTTAAATGTTCAAATAACTTGTTTTTACTAGGAAATTCAGCTCTGCAGGAAACACAAAAATGTGCTAAATCCTGAACATCAGCTattctatcctttttatttttatatttgttgtcattttctactttactgcatattttctttgcttcctttactttattattcttatttttttcgcaGGAAATTTGTTCTTGTTTTATCACATTATCAGTACTTTCAAAAGTCATTTGTGTCTTTTTATTCTCAAGATCTTTTAAATCAGACTCATTAGTTTCACCACTGCAATTTTGTTCTTCTGCTTCTGCACATATTATCTTAGGTAATTCTTTATTGTTCATAGCAATTTTACTTAAGGCAACTTTCCTCTGCAGTTGCTTTTTACGTTGTTTTTTTGACAGCCATATGTATTCATTTATGCTGTTGTCCTCTTCATCACTATCATGTTCTAGATTTTGTatattccttctcttctttttctttttcttctgtttagTCTGTACTACGATGTCCTCTTCATCTTGATCCGACATTAACTCATCCTCAGAAGTTAGGTTttcctcttcattttctttctttatcattattgGTTCATCAAACAATTGTGGACCAGTAGCCAGGGTAATATCTTCTGTATTAGATTTTTTTGCCCAAGCATTTGGAGGAGTttgagatttttcttcttcatcagaTATTAATTCACCTTCAGAAATCTCATGTTCATTATCATAGCTGGTAGTGTTACttatattagaatttaataaaaaatcaggTAATTGTGAATCAGTTGCCAACTTTACTTCATCTCCTGGAGTATTATAAGAAGTTGTTATAGTGGACATAGACTCCGAGCTCGTATCACTTTCGTCTgtattttcttcaatattttgaTCATCCTGTATCATAGATTGTCTCATGATAgcaacattttctttatgttttttcGAATTCTCATGATTTCCAAAAGCTTTATgcgttttaaaaattttattgcagGCTACACAGTAAAGAGTGTTATCATCaatgttattttcattttctgaGTCTTTGTCAGAAGATAACTCCTCTCCAAATTCAGCAGCCAGATTtgcttcaatatttttaagttCTGCTTCAACGTTTGAAAATTTGGACCAGTCCGATACAGTatgttcttttaaatatttttgtctttctagtaattgcatttttttgtgctcttctgtcttttttaaattttctttgacaCGTTTGGCAAGCAATGCAGCATGTGCTTGTACTCTTTTATCACGTTTTCTAATAAATGCAACCAAATTCCTAACttgctcgtttctttctcgttttgcTTTATcgcgaatttttttattttctttttcaataagtCTAAGTACTTTCCTGTTAGGTGCTTGTCGAATATCATTGGTATCTAACCAAGCAAATGACTTTTTTGTATTGTAACTTTGCCAATAAGCATAAAATGGATGAACAACGTCTTCATAAGAACTTTCAGAATTTCCAAAATTAGGTACTTCTTCATTAGAATTACCTTCTGTAGCAAATGCAGTATCCTCTTCTATTAATTTCTCAAAAGCTGTTCTATAAACAGTATAAAAACCtttttcatcatcattataaCCTTGGAAACAGCtagttgaaaaatattgaaataaatcaattgtatcatcttttttgtattcttccATATTCCTCAAAATAGcttctctatatctatcataCCATGCACGTTCAAGAGGATCGCTTAATACCTCCCATGCTTGTTGAATTATTAGAAATCTTTCTTTAGCTTCTTCTGGTCTATCAAGATTTTTATCTGGATGCCATCTAAGTGCTAATTTTCTATAAGCTTTTTTTAGTTCATCATTGGTGACATTTGTTGGAACACCCAACACATCATAATGACActtcattttaatattgataCTTATAATATCACTGCGATTTCTTGAATTTAATAGTAATACTTGCACGTAATATTATACTTGtgttaatattaacatatatatatatatatatatttgttatatattatttcataatgattactttcttaatttttttcttttttttttttctattttattctagaCGTTaagcatatattttatattttacatttgacgttacgcatatattttatagatataatctTACCGAATACTAGCGAACAGCAGTCAATCGTCTTTAAGAATacaagagaaaatgaattgaCTTTTGAGTCCAAATATAACAACTATAAATCTGTATAATTCTTgcacttttatctttttatgtacgtatatgacATTGCATGGTTACGTTAATATTTACAGCTATATTAACGGCTACATTCAGATTATACGGTTAGAATTTTATAGCCATGAAGTTAGTTACAGATATGTCGAAGCACCAAATTATTggaacgatttttaaaatttatttcgaattttagtACGTCATGTAATTAATctttagcaaaaaaaaagtattaagaaGTTAATCGAAAAGGTTAAGAGTTATTAAAaccatttaaattttattcaatattattataaataactaaatctACACTCCTGGCATTATTACTCTAGGGATCTTTTGACATAGAACAGCTGATTGTACGATTTACTTGAGTGACACAATCCTCACATCAAGATGGCCGCGATCGTGAAAGTACAGTAGAGAAGGAGCGATTTTCGGCATATAAAGCCAATTTTGACGTTTGAAGTAGTTGTCACTGTTAGTCGGTGTTTCTGGTAAATATTTCtgcatttttatatgtttcattttgataaatacATGCAAAAGATCGCAACGATATCGAAAAACATGTCAAGATCATTACGATTGTCAGTGACATCTTGCGAATATAATATAGCAGACGTCTTCGCTGGAATTGCTTTCGATAATTCTTTAAgattataaacgattattgTTTCAATGTAATATGACAGGAAATTCCTTTCCATACGTTTATtcgattagatttattttttttaaattaaacatattaatattgtcGATGCGAGTATGTTACGATTCCGATGAAAATACGTTATTGACttgtcatttatttatcagagagttatcttttttgtatcaTATAGCCTATCTAGTTATAAATCATGTTTGTTCCcagattgtttctttttttatttatttatttattcttttttttttttgatagaaatttCAGATAGAACAATAGAAGCTtactttatttgttatttttaattgttcaaccataaatgaaaatgatataaaacttaaaaatttagtaattttttattactagtaatttttattttaataaagtacTTTTTAAGTTTACAATAATTTgtacaaatttaaattaattttcagatAGAACTTCAATATGACAGCTGGTACAAGTTTAGTAGTCCCTATAGTACTATGGGGTCGAATAGCGCCAACTCATTGTATTTCTTGTGTTTATTTATCACGAGACCAAAAAACTTTAGTTACGGGATGTTATGATGGTCAGATATGTTTATGGCAAGTTGATCCCGAAACGCTAAAGGTggttatattttgtttttttataaaaaactttacttcgtttatcttgaaatttttttctgttttttttttttctaattctttttttttgttttttagatGACACCACGATGTTTACTTGTCGGTCATACTGCTCCAATAATGTGCCTAAGTCGAGCTAGCGTTATCATGGAGCAAAACTATATTGTTAGTAGCAGTGAAAGTGGAGAGATGTGTACTTGGGATTTAGTTGATGGAAAATGTCGTGAAGCAGTAAAACTTAACAATGTCCATACGCAAATGTTGCCTTATGTCTCAGCTGGAGGAGAAGACGTTAGATTATTTTGTTCTGGGTATATAATAACTTCattctatttgtttctatgtaaatatttaacaaatttataatattttttatcatatatatatataggtattatCCAGAGGTTTTAGTAATGGACCCATTTAGTTTGGAAGTGCTATTCACACTAAGTTCTCGAGTGAATCCTGATTGGATTAGTGCTTTGCACGTTCTACGGCCGGCCAAACGGAAAGGTCGGTTCTACGTGCATACAAGTTAGTTACACTTCATCACACCTACGCTTATACCATACAATGCTATCTTATCTTCTACCAATCTTTTATCAATTTGTATTAtgcacatatttatttatttttacaaaaggaaatagaataatgaaaaatgaagcTGGTATTCTATATTGGTTTCATTTGTTTATACTGCtatgttaatatttcttacattAGTTAGACAtctgaaaattgaaaatttatcaaattgtGCATAGTACTTTTTGGTAACTCATaagtataattttgtaatgttTCTCCACTGGTTCAGTCTTTTTGAGTTCAtttatctcttatatttttatcttattatattgttttataatgtGGAAACATCAGTATAACAAATCTTCATACTATGGTAAAAAAAGAGGTATTAAcctattatctctcttttatggTTTACTATTGCATTTCAAATTATGCAATTAATTCAGAAAAGCTTTGTGCTTTgggtataatatatagatttgaCTATGATaaaattccttttaatttagaattttttaagatGGCTAAATGTAAGGGTATTTCGCGACTTTTTTGATTCGTACATTTTATAATCTAGTAttggtaatatatataatagagttggaattttaatataaattacattgttGCAGCATGTAAATGCGAGTGGATACAATCCAGTGCTAAAGCACTGATGTTCAACGCTATATCACTTCTGTCATCAATtacttttcttaatattatatttttcacaaattatctttctctttgcgttACACTTTGTGCCATTGGTAGAAAATGAGTCAATATCACTAATCCTTGCACTATTACATTAACACATACTATTCATGCTTCTTCTCATCGAACATGACATTCTACATTTTAGTCTATTGATAGTATACATTACATTTATACTGACATGCATTGACTTAATTTCTTATACTAATTTGGTATACTGTACCTATCGTAAgtatatactaataatatttattttttatataaaacttatcTGTAAATATAGTTATTAAACTTAAGGGATTGTTGTTTTTGCTGAGATTAAATAAGCATGtcaatatcttattttttctttttctttctttctttctttctttttttttcttgtaatataCTAACATCCTAAATTAAATAAGGAGCTCGTATTATTACGCACACAAAGTAAATAGatggattattaaaaaatgccCCCTATAgatatgttaattttatttcatttgatttatcAATCAAGCctttattatttagatttatttttgtatatatacataaaactgCATGATGTGTTTAGTTTTGGTACagtctatctctgtttctatgatataaataaaactttactAGTAGaatgtaaattttctattttattgtaCGCATGGAAATGCATGGGGAAAGTTTTTGATTATATagttaataatgtttattttcaaattttattaagaaaaacttCAGTATAAAGTTATGATCAATTGTATAACttattaagatttttattgCTTAAAATGCTACAATACCTCTTAAGATTTAGTTAACGCGCAACACAGGCgctttaattcatttaaagaCGACGTTGTGTTGGCTCTGACAACGACGGGTACGGTCAAGGTGTGGACGCTTTTGGGACATGAAAATCGTAACAGCGAACCTCTTTACGAACATGAGAGCAAACAAATACGATGTTTAAATGCTCTTGCGATGACTTGCTGCCCGTACAACCAACGTACGGTTCTTATTG includes:
- the LOC122635260 gene encoding methyltransferase-like 26 isoform X3; its protein translation is MNIIHCAASHSRSTSMAAKKLIYPAAERNKDPILSVLRRYIQRGTSQKFLEISSGSGQHIAHFAPHFPHVTFYPSEYETGLLESIAAHANGFSNIKDPLKIDITTDYQTWGKLLKSNGVLFTYGPYAIDGTITPESNIQFDKSLKSMNSDWGLRELRELEKMAEENNIKLVEIFSMPSNNKVIIWKKD
- the LOC122635260 gene encoding methyltransferase-like 26 isoform X2 — its product is MNIIHCAASHRSTSMAAKKLIYPAAERNKDPILSVLRRYIQRGTSQKFLEISSGSGQHIAHFAPHFPHVTFYPSEYETGLLESIAAHANGFSNIKDPLKIDITTDYQTWGNGTFFEKSIDYIYNANMMHCAPYQCSIGLFKNAGKLLKSNGVLFTYGPYAIDGTITPESNIQFDKSLKSMNSDWGLRELRELEKMAEENNIKLVEIFSMPSNNKVIIWKKD
- the LOC122635260 gene encoding methyltransferase-like 26 isoform X1, which translates into the protein MNIIHCAASHSRSTSMAAKKLIYPAAERNKDPILSVLRRYIQRGTSQKFLEISSGSGQHIAHFAPHFPHVTFYPSEYETGLLESIAAHANGFSNIKDPLKIDITTDYQTWGNGTFFEKSIDYIYNANMMHCAPYQCSIGLFKNAGKLLKSNGVLFTYGPYAIDGTITPESNIQFDKSLKSMNSDWGLRELRELEKMAEENNIKLVEIFSMPSNNKVIIWKKD
- the LOC122635252 gene encoding dnaJ homolog subfamily C member 21, which encodes MKCHYDVLGVPTNVTNDELKKAYRKLALRWHPDKNLDRPEEAKERFLIIQQAWEVLSDPLERAWYDRYREAILRNMEEYKKDDTIDLFQYFSTSCFQGYNDDEKGFYTVYRTAFEKLIEEDTAFATEGNSNEEVPNFGNSESSYEDVVHPFYAYWQSYNTKKSFAWLDTNDIRQAPNRKVLRLIEKENKKIRDKAKRERNEQVRNLVAFIRKRDKRVQAHAALLAKRVKENLKKTEEHKKMQLLERQKYLKEHTVSDWSKFSNVEAELKNIEANLAAEFGEELSSDKDSENENNIDDNTLYCVACNKIFKTHKAFGNHENSKKHKENVAIMRQSMIQDDQNIEENTDESDTSSESMSTITTSYNTPGDEVKLATDSQLPDFLLNSNISNTTSYDNEHEISEGELISDEEEKSQTPPNAWAKKSNTEDITLATGPQLFDEPIMIKKENEEENLTSEDELMSDQDEEDIVVQTKQKKKKKKRRNIQNLEHDSDEEDNSINEYIWLSKKQRKKQLQRKVALSKIAMNNKELPKIICAEAEEQNCSGETNESDLKDLENKKTQMTFESTDNVIKQEQISCEKNKNNKVKEAKKICSKVENDNKYKNKKDRIADVQDLAHFCVSCRAEFPSKNKLFEHLKKTGHSVYIPDALKNKKNQEHVSKSKRNLDKRNH